A stretch of DNA from Candidatus Aminicenantes bacterium:
TGGAAGCGACAATTCCGGCAACCAGGGTCTCCGGCAGACGCTCAGCCGGATTCACTTTGCCGCCCAGGGCGCCCAGGAATGATTTGCGTGATACACCCACCATGAGGGGAGAGTCAAACACCCTGAAGGCGGCCAGGTTCTTGAGTATCTCGATGTTATCCTGAAGCCGCTTGCCGAACCCGATCCCCGGATCCAGCAGAATGCGATCCGGAGCGATTCCCGCGGATCGCGCCATGCGCACGCGCTCCTTGAAATAGTCCGTCAGTTCGGCAATCACGTCGCCATACTCCGGGTTGCGTTGCATGTTCTCCGGTGTACCCTTGATGTGCATGATCACCACGGGCACCTCGAGTTCAGCCGCCGTCGCGGCCATGCGCGGGCTGAAATTCAGCCCGGAAATATCGTTGATGATGTCAGCTCCGCCCTCTTCCACGGCCCGCCGGGCCACCGATTCCTTGTAGGTATCTACTGAAACGGGAATGTCCAGTTCTGTTTTGATTCGGCGTATAACCGGAACCACCCGGTTCGCCTCTTCTTCCGCATCAAGGGATCGTGCGCCGGGCCGGGTGCTTTCCCCTCCCACATCAATGATATCCACTCCCTGGTCAACCATTTCCCGGGCCCGCGCCAGGGCCAGGTCCAAGGATACATAGCGGCCTCCATCGAAAAAAGAATCGGGGGTCACATTGATCACTCCCATGACGGCCGGCTCTTCCAGGGTCAAGTAACGGTTTCTCAAGTGGATGCGCATACCCGGCCTCCAAATTTCAAACTAAATGATTTCCAAAGCTGTTAATTCGATCCAACCAGCCACATCGTCACCCGCGGCTACCTGCAACCATTGCTCACGTTCTTCCTGGACCCGTACGTCCAGACCGGGACGCAAGCTAAACAACACCGTATACCTCTTGCCCGGCCCGCTGCGCAGCCGGGCCTGGCTCTGTATCACCACCGCGGTATCCCTGCGGTCAAGGCGGTGCTG
This window harbors:
- the folP gene encoding dihydropteroate synthase, coding for MRIHLRNRYLTLEEPAVMGVINVTPDSFFDGGRYVSLDLALARAREMVDQGVDIIDVGGESTRPGARSLDAEEEANRVVPVIRRIKTELDIPVSVDTYKESVARRAVEEGGADIINDISGLNFSPRMAATAAELEVPVVIMHIKGTPENMQRNPEYGDVIAELTDYFKERVRMARSAGIAPDRILLDPGIGFGKRLQDNIEILKNLAAFRVFDSPLMVGVSRKSFLGALGGKVNPAERLPETLVAGIVASMHGASVLRVHDVDATVRALKVVRALGVLPQTGSRQ